In a single window of the Methylococcus sp. Mc7 genome:
- a CDS encoding inositol monophosphatase family protein, whose protein sequence is MFPEIAALEALLKDVARDELLPRFARSQRSVKPDGSIVTEADLAVQERLVGELRRLTPGIDVLGEEMSRGEQERLMARAGAGLWCLDPLDGTSNFAAGIPFFSISLALIREGRSVLGLVYDPVRGECFSARAGEGAWVNGERLLPRRVGLPLPRCIAVVDFKRLDRALRRRLVDEPPFSSQRNFGSTALEWCWLAAGRYHLYLHGGQKLWDYAAGILILEEAGGRATRLAREVAVAGDMGVRSAVAALDPDLFAQWVSWLGAMPLEG, encoded by the coding sequence ATGTTTCCCGAAATCGCAGCCCTGGAGGCATTGCTGAAAGATGTCGCGCGCGACGAACTGCTCCCCCGTTTCGCCCGGTCCCAGCGGTCGGTCAAGCCCGACGGCAGCATCGTGACGGAGGCCGATCTGGCCGTGCAGGAGCGGTTGGTCGGAGAGCTCCGCAGGCTGACACCCGGCATCGACGTGCTCGGAGAAGAAATGAGCCGGGGCGAGCAAGAGAGACTCATGGCGCGTGCCGGAGCCGGCCTGTGGTGCCTAGATCCCCTGGACGGGACCAGCAATTTCGCCGCCGGGATTCCTTTCTTTTCGATATCGCTGGCCTTGATCCGGGAGGGGCGTTCGGTGCTCGGCCTGGTATACGATCCGGTGCGCGGCGAATGCTTCTCCGCCAGGGCCGGCGAGGGGGCATGGGTGAACGGCGAGCGCCTGCTGCCGCGGCGTGTCGGCCTGCCCCTGCCGCGCTGCATCGCCGTGGTCGATTTCAAGCGTCTCGATCGCGCCTTGAGGCGCCGGCTGGTGGACGAGCCGCCGTTCAGCTCGCAACGCAACTTCGGTTCCACGGCCCTCGAGTGGTGCTGGCTGGCGGCGGGCCGTTACCATCTTTACCTGCACGGCGGCCAGAAGCTGTGGGACTATGCCGCTGGAATACTGATCCTGGAAGAGGCCGGCGGCCGGGCGACCCGCCTTGCCCGGGAAGTGGCTGTCGCGGGGGACATGGGCGTGCGTTCCGCCGTGGCCGCGCTGGATCCCGATCTGTTCGCCCAATGGGTGTCGTGGCTGGGCGCAATGCCATTGGAGGGATGA
- a CDS encoding SulP family inorganic anion transporter, with product MNTSTIADSTPPGGIAGLRAHWKNDLVSGFLVFLIALPLCLGIAMASGFPPMAGIITAVVGGLLISRINGSHVTINGPAAGLIVVILAATQTLGQGDAMQGYRCTLAAIVVASVLQIALGLFKAGRLNAYFPASVVHGMLAAIGIIILAKQIHVMVGVKPEAASDDLLATITEIPRSLLDPNPEIALIGAVGLLILIAWSLMRSRHLKMVPAPLLVVIAGMALGKYFDLDHEHIYMFHPDNPILPHHEYTVGPKFLVTIPEDFTAGFYFPDFSKVRTAEFWGAVISICLVGSLETLLSAVAVDKLDPYKRYSDLNRDLTAVGAGNLVCGMIGGLPMIAEIVRSSANITNEAKTGWSNFFHGTFLLLFVALFPHVIHEIPLASLAALLVYTGFRLASPKEFAKTMDIGWEQLTLFVITIFGVLATDLLIGVAIGILAKLVIHMLRGVHPKHLLKISYRVEERPAGTFVIHIDGSAIFSNFIALKSEVADLPVGKTVIFDLSDADFIDHTVMEFIDHFRHDYAQRGGRCEIRGLESHVPYSNHPLAARKRRSQANGPGKVRLGRQAG from the coding sequence ATGAACACATCGACGATTGCCGACAGCACGCCGCCGGGCGGTATTGCCGGCCTGAGAGCACACTGGAAGAACGACCTGGTCTCGGGCTTCCTGGTCTTCCTGATCGCTTTGCCCCTTTGCCTCGGCATCGCCATGGCTTCGGGCTTCCCCCCGATGGCCGGGATCATTACCGCAGTCGTCGGCGGCCTGCTGATATCCCGGATCAACGGTTCTCATGTGACCATCAACGGCCCCGCCGCCGGGCTCATCGTGGTGATCCTCGCCGCGACGCAGACGCTGGGCCAGGGCGACGCGATGCAGGGCTATCGCTGCACGCTGGCCGCCATCGTGGTGGCTTCGGTGCTGCAGATAGCGCTGGGATTGTTCAAGGCGGGACGCCTCAACGCCTATTTCCCCGCCTCGGTGGTCCACGGCATGCTCGCCGCGATCGGCATCATCATCCTGGCCAAGCAGATCCATGTCATGGTTGGCGTCAAGCCGGAAGCCGCCAGCGACGACCTCCTTGCAACGATTACTGAGATTCCCCGCAGCCTGCTCGACCCCAACCCGGAAATCGCACTGATCGGCGCCGTGGGCCTTTTGATCCTCATCGCCTGGTCGCTGATGCGAAGCCGCCATCTCAAGATGGTCCCTGCGCCGCTGCTGGTCGTGATCGCCGGGATGGCCCTCGGCAAGTATTTCGACCTGGATCATGAACATATTTATATGTTCCATCCCGACAATCCGATCCTGCCCCACCACGAATACACCGTCGGCCCCAAGTTCCTGGTGACCATTCCGGAAGACTTCACTGCGGGGTTCTATTTCCCGGATTTTTCCAAGGTCCGGACGGCGGAATTCTGGGGCGCCGTGATCAGCATCTGCCTGGTCGGCAGCCTGGAAACGCTGCTCAGCGCGGTGGCGGTGGACAAACTCGACCCCTATAAGCGCTATTCCGACCTGAATCGCGATCTCACCGCCGTCGGCGCCGGCAATCTGGTCTGCGGCATGATCGGCGGGCTGCCGATGATCGCGGAAATCGTCCGCAGTTCGGCCAACATCACCAACGAGGCCAAGACCGGCTGGTCCAACTTCTTCCACGGCACCTTCCTGCTACTGTTCGTCGCGCTGTTCCCGCATGTCATCCACGAGATACCGCTGGCTTCACTGGCGGCGCTGTTGGTGTACACCGGCTTCCGCCTGGCCTCCCCCAAGGAATTCGCGAAGACCATGGACATCGGCTGGGAGCAGTTGACGCTGTTCGTGATCACCATCTTCGGCGTGCTTGCCACGGACCTCCTGATCGGCGTCGCCATCGGCATTCTCGCCAAGCTGGTCATCCACATGCTGCGCGGCGTTCACCCGAAGCATCTCCTCAAGATTTCCTACCGCGTCGAAGAGCGCCCGGCCGGCACCTTCGTGATCCACATCGACGGCTCTGCGATCTTCTCCAATTTCATCGCGCTGAAAAGCGAGGTTGCGGATTTGCCCGTCGGCAAGACGGTGATCTTCGACCTGTCAGATGCCGACTTCATCGATCACACCGTCATGGAATTCATCGACCATTTCCGCCACGACTATGCACAGCGGGGCGGCCGCTGCGAGATACGGGGCCTCGAATCCCACGTGCCGTATTCGAACCATCCCCTGGCGGCGAGAAAACGCAGATCGCAAGCGAACGGCCCCGGCAAGGTCAGATTGGGCAGGCAGGCCGGCTGA
- a CDS encoding sensor histidine kinase, with protein MSVVKPLVYRAAQLRGWALLGLLVLILAVLVGMIWRNLDRFETIRAHVSYAHRIMQTGLDLQKALTDSLQDNEKAIRPGRFDTLARDLNQLLQSDQHFDPDTPRKLQTVETYLTDPLLGQLGPRPRRTRLLLALHVMSEMLDAETARREELLEDISANTRREITLASLTLAAILLVTMLFLTQRILTPLRNLRELLSRIALEDFSPIATRNLDPVLLPVFTSYNEMVSQLAELQETKRRYAESLEADVRAATQALLEQQYSLARAERFAALGELAAGIAHELRNPLAGIQMSCSNLKNEVGNPEHVERLELIIDELKRMGRLLNDLLAQGKHTPAPARDFNLASMLHDLVALTRYQVPSHIALKYEVPEGLACHLPDSSLRQALLNLILNAAAAIGPAPGEIGIEVHTEGERLIIQVCDNGPGFSDEILKHGVRPFGTGRPGGTGLGLVMVQRFIREVNGRMHLANRAEGGACCTLIIPRHLASSGEKSSHGL; from the coding sequence ATGTCCGTCGTGAAACCTCTGGTCTACCGTGCGGCCCAGCTTCGCGGCTGGGCTCTCCTCGGCCTGCTCGTGCTGATCCTTGCCGTGCTGGTGGGCATGATCTGGCGCAACCTCGACCGGTTCGAGACCATCCGCGCCCACGTCAGTTACGCCCACCGCATCATGCAGACCGGCCTGGACCTCCAAAAGGCGCTGACGGATTCGTTGCAGGACAACGAAAAGGCGATCCGGCCCGGACGCTTCGACACCCTCGCCCGCGACCTCAACCAGCTCCTCCAGTCCGATCAGCATTTCGATCCCGACACGCCGCGCAAACTTCAAACCGTCGAAACCTATCTCACCGATCCCCTGCTCGGCCAGTTGGGCCCTCGCCCCCGGCGGACCCGCCTGCTGCTCGCGCTGCATGTGATGAGCGAGATGCTGGATGCGGAAACCGCCCGCCGGGAGGAGCTGCTGGAGGACATCAGCGCGAATACCCGCCGCGAGATCACCCTGGCCAGCCTGACGCTGGCCGCCATCCTGCTGGTGACCATGCTGTTCCTCACCCAGCGCATCCTGACCCCCTTGCGGAACTTGCGGGAACTGCTGTCGCGGATCGCCCTCGAGGATTTCTCGCCGATCGCCACCCGCAACCTGGACCCGGTGCTGCTGCCGGTCTTCACCAGCTACAACGAAATGGTGAGCCAGCTCGCCGAACTTCAGGAAACCAAGCGGCGCTATGCGGAATCTCTGGAAGCGGACGTGCGCGCAGCCACCCAGGCCCTGCTCGAACAGCAATACAGCCTCGCGAGGGCGGAACGCTTCGCCGCGCTGGGCGAGCTTGCCGCCGGCATCGCGCACGAACTGCGCAATCCGCTGGCGGGCATCCAGATGAGCTGCAGCAACCTCAAGAATGAGGTGGGCAACCCGGAACACGTCGAACGGCTGGAGCTCATCATCGACGAACTCAAGCGGATGGGCCGGCTGCTCAACGACCTGCTCGCTCAGGGCAAGCACACGCCGGCTCCGGCGCGGGATTTCAACCTGGCCTCGATGCTTCATGACCTGGTGGCGTTGACGCGCTATCAGGTTCCTTCCCACATCGCACTGAAATACGAAGTGCCCGAGGGGCTCGCCTGCCATCTGCCGGACAGCAGCTTGCGGCAGGCCTTGCTGAATCTGATCCTGAATGCCGCCGCGGCAATCGGCCCGGCGCCCGGCGAGATCGGCATCGAAGTGCATACCGAGGGGGAGCGATTGATCATCCAGGTCTGCGACAATGGCCCCGGGTTTTCGGACGAAATCCTGAAACACGGCGTGCGGCCGTTCGGGACCGGCCGCCCCGGCGGCACCGGCCTGGGCCTCGTCATGGTGCAGCGCTTCATCCGCGAGGTGAACGGCCGGATGCATTTGGCCAACCGCGCCGAGGGCGGCGCCTGCTGCACGCTCATCATCCCCCGCCACCTTGCTTCTTCCGGAGAAAAATCCTCCCATGGCCTATAG
- a CDS encoding sigma-54 dependent transcriptional regulator, protein MAYSLLIIEDEKLLGSELVRHYERAGWDVDWAKTLAEARNLFTKKAVDPLLVLSDRSLPDGNALDLMEEMRGQGNTSEWLLLTGYGSVPDSVRALRLGAYDFLEKPCELERLDLVVASATRSAQAQRRLLEQAQERHRRYSPEAYVGRSEAAQRVRDMLERLTRVPFSALIIGGESGTGKGLVARILHYSGKRAQHPLIELNCAALPHDLLESELFGHEAGAFTGAIGRHRGLIEQADGGTLFLDEIGEMHLDLQAKLLKAIEDRKIRRLGSEKEISVDVQILAASNRDLEDMVRNGSFRGDLFHRLSVFRLQLPPLRQVKQDLDELVPLLIAEFNAKAGKQVKVVPDDAWSLLRAYDWPGNVRELRNVIERCVLFADGPVFPAQWLQLPGHVNAPPPPSAVPPGTECIVLPLDGSMALDDMDCYIIRTTLERYGGNVTAAARALGATRETLRYRIRKYGLKETA, encoded by the coding sequence ATGGCCTATAGCTTGCTGATCATCGAAGACGAGAAACTGCTCGGCTCGGAACTGGTCCGGCACTACGAACGGGCCGGCTGGGACGTCGATTGGGCCAAGACCTTGGCCGAGGCGCGCAACCTCTTCACCAAGAAAGCGGTGGATCCCCTGCTGGTGCTGTCCGACCGGAGCCTGCCGGACGGCAATGCGCTGGACCTGATGGAAGAGATGCGCGGCCAGGGCAACACTTCGGAATGGCTGCTGCTGACCGGCTACGGCAGCGTGCCGGATTCGGTCCGAGCGCTGCGTCTGGGCGCTTACGATTTCCTGGAGAAGCCCTGTGAACTCGAGCGCCTCGACCTGGTGGTCGCCAGCGCCACGCGTTCCGCCCAGGCGCAGCGCCGCCTGCTCGAACAGGCGCAGGAACGGCACCGCCGCTATTCGCCGGAAGCCTATGTCGGCCGCAGCGAAGCCGCGCAGCGGGTGCGCGACATGCTGGAGCGCCTCACCCGGGTGCCCTTCAGCGCCCTGATCATCGGCGGCGAGAGCGGCACCGGGAAGGGACTGGTCGCCCGCATCCTGCACTATTCGGGCAAGCGCGCCCAGCACCCGCTGATCGAACTCAACTGCGCCGCCCTGCCCCACGACCTGCTCGAATCCGAGCTTTTCGGCCACGAGGCCGGCGCCTTCACCGGCGCCATCGGCCGCCACCGGGGTCTCATCGAGCAGGCCGACGGCGGCACCCTGTTCCTGGACGAGATCGGGGAAATGCACCTCGACCTGCAGGCCAAACTGCTCAAGGCCATCGAAGACCGCAAGATCCGCCGGTTGGGCTCGGAAAAGGAAATCAGCGTCGACGTCCAGATCCTGGCGGCCAGCAACCGCGACCTGGAAGACATGGTGCGCAACGGCAGCTTCCGCGGCGACCTTTTTCACCGGCTGAGCGTCTTCCGGCTGCAACTGCCGCCGCTGCGCCAGGTCAAGCAGGACCTGGACGAACTGGTGCCGTTGCTGATCGCGGAATTCAACGCCAAGGCCGGAAAGCAGGTGAAAGTCGTTCCCGACGACGCCTGGAGCCTGCTCCGGGCCTACGACTGGCCCGGCAACGTCCGTGAGCTGCGCAACGTCATCGAGCGCTGCGTGCTGTTCGCCGACGGCCCCGTATTCCCGGCGCAGTGGCTGCAACTGCCGGGACACGTCAACGCTCCGCCGCCTCCTTCAGCGGTGCCGCCGGGAACCGAGTGCATCGTGCTGCCCCTGGACGGCAGCATGGCGCTGGACGACATGGACTGCTACATCATCCGCACCACGCTCGAACGCTATGGCGGCAACGTCACCGCCGCGGCCCGGGCGTTGGGTGCCACCCGCGAGACGCTGCGCTACCGCATCCGCAAGTACGGTCTCAAGGAAACCGCCTGA
- the ribA gene encoding GTP cyclohydrolase II has translation MKTRTSPVVHELVSTRLPNRFGDFVIHCYGGAQDDKQHLALVKGEVRGREGVLARVHSECLTGDVFGSRRCDCGEQLELALSAIGEAECGVLLYLRQEGRGIGLVQKLRAYNLQDEGLDTVEANLRLGHQADERDYYVAARMLDDLGVKSVRLMTNNPKKLDELRRYGIPIGARVPIEAPSHPENVRYLRAKVEKMSHMLSFERKRPRFAFLDALFERLVEGPVSPGRPFVTLSRVQSLDGGEAQAAGPEACELSGALRAAHEGVLTAAGPELRLALRGASKAPVRFAVAGTPTAAGDAVTVSADARGEADLAAVLAAVLGLGVRSLLVEGDAGLTGRFLDGALADYCVITVVPRFRGGSGNGGTGPESARIADCGCQPLGRDLVVYGPLRAEASEAPAVTPAG, from the coding sequence ATGAAAACCCGGACTTCCCCCGTCGTTCACGAGCTCGTCAGCACCCGCCTTCCCAACCGCTTCGGCGATTTCGTCATCCATTGCTACGGCGGCGCCCAGGACGATAAGCAGCATCTGGCTTTGGTGAAGGGCGAGGTCCGGGGGCGGGAGGGAGTGCTGGCCCGTGTCCATTCCGAATGCCTGACCGGCGACGTGTTCGGTTCGCGCCGCTGCGATTGCGGCGAGCAGCTCGAGCTGGCGCTCAGCGCGATCGGCGAGGCGGAATGCGGGGTGCTGCTGTATCTGCGCCAGGAAGGCCGCGGCATCGGTCTGGTGCAGAAGCTACGGGCCTACAATCTGCAGGATGAGGGGCTGGACACGGTGGAGGCCAATCTGCGCCTGGGCCATCAGGCCGATGAGCGCGATTATTACGTCGCGGCCCGCATGCTGGACGACCTCGGCGTGAAGAGCGTGCGGCTGATGACCAACAATCCCAAGAAGCTCGACGAGCTGCGCCGTTACGGTATCCCCATCGGCGCGCGGGTGCCGATCGAGGCGCCCAGCCATCCGGAGAACGTCCGTTATCTCCGGGCCAAGGTCGAAAAAATGTCGCATATGCTGTCGTTCGAGCGGAAACGTCCGCGTTTTGCGTTTCTCGATGCCCTGTTCGAACGACTGGTCGAAGGCCCGGTTTCGCCAGGCCGGCCGTTCGTGACGCTGAGCCGCGTCCAGAGTCTGGATGGGGGGGAAGCGCAGGCGGCAGGGCCTGAGGCGTGCGAGCTGTCCGGCGCCCTGCGGGCCGCTCACGAGGGGGTGCTGACGGCGGCCGGTCCGGAGCTGCGGCTCGCTTTGCGCGGCGCTTCGAAAGCCCCCGTCAGGTTCGCCGTGGCCGGCACGCCGACGGCTGCCGGCGATGCCGTCACGGTATCCGCCGATGCCCGGGGCGAAGCCGACCTTGCTGCAGTGCTGGCGGCCGTCCTTGGCCTCGGGGTGCGTTCTCTCCTGGTCGAGGGGGATGCCGGCTTGACCGGCCGTTTCCTCGATGGGGCGCTGGCGGACTACTGTGTGATCACCGTGGTGCCGCGGTTCCGGGGCGGCAGCGGGAATGGCGGCACCGGACCGGAATCCGCCAGGATCGCCGATTGCGGCTGCCAGCCGCTGGGGCGCGATCTGGTCGTGTACGGCCCCTTGCGCGCCGAGGCATCAGAAGCGCCGGCAGTAACCCCCGCGGGTTGA
- a CDS encoding thioredoxin domain-containing protein, whose translation MLDPQRSNRLAGETSPYLLQHAHNPVDWYPWGPEALEEARRSDRPILLSIGYSACHWCHVMAHESFEDEATAEVMNRLFVNVKVDREERPDLDRIYQTVHQMLSRRGGGWPLTVCLNPHDLVPFFTGTYFPKEPRYDMPAFVSVLHQLAAFYAEHRGDLARNGQVLREALEAMGREDRGTMPPDAELLARAKQALRTNFDPVHGGFGGAPKFPHTGDLEFLLCSDGEGFEMLRTTLDGMARGGIYDHLGGGFARYSVDERWEIPHFEKMLYDNGPLLELYARMAAHTGDPAYAAVAIGTAEWVIREMQSPEGGYYAALDADSEGGEGRFYVWDRREVQALLTADEYAVFSRRYGLDEPPNFESRWHLRIVRSLEAVAADSGKAGDEVAGLLESARACLRQARGLRVRPGRDDKVIAAWNGLMIRGMTVAGRLLGREDFKDSADRAFGFLRRTMDVDGRLMSVYKDGRARFDAYLDDHAFLLDATLELLQTRWCTDDLAWASDLADRLLERFEDAEHGGFFFTSADHEALIQRPKPWMDESMPSGNGVAIRALIRLAGLNGDLRYADAAERGLRAARGAMARYPNAHGALMNAAREWLTPPPLIILRGEGEALEQWRARAREAAPEALVYAIPADAAGLPPALAARVPGPRGPLAYVCRGRVCAAPADSLATLNEILSAR comes from the coding sequence ATGCTCGACCCACAGCGTTCCAACCGCCTGGCAGGCGAGACCAGTCCCTACCTGCTGCAGCATGCGCACAATCCGGTGGACTGGTATCCCTGGGGGCCGGAGGCGTTGGAAGAAGCCCGCCGTTCCGACCGGCCGATCCTGCTTTCCATCGGCTATTCCGCCTGCCACTGGTGCCACGTCATGGCGCATGAATCGTTCGAGGACGAGGCGACGGCGGAAGTCATGAACCGGCTGTTCGTCAACGTCAAGGTGGACCGGGAGGAGCGGCCCGATCTCGACCGCATCTACCAGACCGTCCACCAGATGCTCTCGCGCCGCGGCGGGGGCTGGCCGCTCACGGTGTGCCTGAACCCGCACGATCTGGTGCCTTTCTTCACCGGCACCTATTTTCCCAAGGAACCGCGCTACGACATGCCGGCTTTCGTGTCCGTGCTGCACCAGTTGGCCGCCTTCTATGCGGAGCACCGGGGTGACCTGGCCCGGAACGGCCAGGTGTTGCGCGAGGCCCTGGAGGCCATGGGTCGCGAAGACCGCGGCACCATGCCGCCGGATGCCGAACTGTTGGCGCGTGCGAAGCAGGCGCTTCGGACCAATTTCGATCCCGTTCACGGCGGGTTCGGCGGCGCGCCCAAGTTTCCCCACACGGGCGACCTCGAATTCCTGCTGTGCTCGGACGGCGAGGGTTTCGAGATGCTTCGCACGACGCTCGACGGCATGGCCCGGGGCGGCATCTACGATCATCTCGGCGGCGGCTTCGCCCGCTATTCGGTGGACGAACGCTGGGAGATTCCCCATTTCGAGAAGATGCTCTACGACAACGGACCGTTGCTCGAGCTGTATGCCAGGATGGCGGCGCACACCGGCGATCCGGCCTATGCCGCCGTCGCGATCGGAACCGCCGAGTGGGTGATCCGCGAGATGCAGTCCCCGGAGGGCGGCTATTACGCGGCTCTCGACGCGGATTCGGAGGGCGGGGAGGGCAGGTTCTACGTCTGGGATCGCCGGGAGGTTCAGGCGCTGCTCACCGCGGACGAGTACGCGGTGTTTTCCCGCCGTTATGGCCTGGACGAGCCCCCGAACTTCGAAAGCCGTTGGCATTTGCGCATTGTCCGGTCCCTGGAAGCCGTTGCGGCGGATTCCGGGAAGGCCGGCGACGAGGTGGCCGGGCTCCTCGAATCGGCCAGGGCTTGCCTGCGTCAGGCGAGGGGGCTGCGGGTCCGGCCGGGCAGGGACGACAAGGTCATCGCTGCATGGAACGGCCTCATGATCCGGGGCATGACCGTGGCCGGGCGTTTGCTGGGACGGGAGGATTTCAAGGACTCCGCGGACCGGGCCTTCGGGTTCCTGCGCCGGACCATGGACGTCGATGGCCGGCTGATGTCGGTCTACAAGGACGGACGGGCGCGGTTCGACGCCTATCTCGACGATCACGCCTTCCTGCTGGACGCCACGCTGGAGCTCCTGCAGACGCGCTGGTGCACGGATGACCTGGCCTGGGCGTCCGACCTGGCGGACCGGCTGCTGGAGCGTTTCGAGGATGCCGAACACGGCGGGTTCTTCTTCACCTCTGCCGACCACGAAGCGCTCATCCAGCGCCCCAAGCCCTGGATGGACGAGTCCATGCCGTCCGGCAACGGCGTCGCGATCCGCGCGCTGATCCGGCTCGCCGGCCTGAATGGGGACCTGCGCTATGCCGATGCGGCCGAACGGGGCTTGCGGGCGGCGCGCGGCGCGATGGCGAGGTACCCCAATGCCCACGGCGCTTTGATGAACGCGGCGCGGGAATGGCTCACCCCGCCGCCGCTGATCATCCTGCGGGGCGAAGGCGAGGCGCTGGAGCAATGGCGCGCAAGGGCTCGCGAAGCCGCCCCCGAAGCCCTGGTCTATGCCATTCCCGCCGATGCGGCCGGGCTGCCGCCGGCGCTGGCGGCACGGGTTCCGGGTCCGCGCGGGCCGCTGGCCTATGTCTGCCGGGGGCGGGTCTGCGCAGCGCCGGCAGATTCCCTCGCCACCCTGAATGAAATCCTCTCGGCACGCTGA
- a CDS encoding sodium ion-translocating decarboxylase subunit beta: MNGFVELWGSTGLSNFQWGQVVMMTVGFLLIYLAIRKGFEPLLLLPIGFGAVLSNIPVAGIAEEGGLLSYLYFGIKSGIFPLLIFMGVGAMTDFGPMLANPKTLLLGAAAQFGIFGTLFGALALNLVPGLQFSFRDAAAIAIIGGADGPTAIYVASRLAPDLLGAIAVAAYSYMALVPLIQPPIMRALTTPEERLIEMSQLRVVGKTEKIIFPVVLLILTALLLPSAAPLIGMFCLGNLMRECGVVERLSKTSQNELINIVTIFLGLSVGSKLSANAFLRPETLGILVLGAIAFGFGTASGVLMAKLMNRFTHHKINPLIGAAGVSAVPMSARVANKVGQEGNPHNFLLMHAMGPNVAGVIGSAVAAGVLLALVQ, from the coding sequence ATGAACGGATTCGTCGAATTGTGGGGCAGCACCGGCCTGTCCAACTTCCAGTGGGGACAAGTCGTCATGATGACGGTGGGGTTCCTGCTCATCTACCTCGCCATCCGCAAAGGCTTCGAGCCTTTGCTGCTGCTTCCCATCGGCTTCGGCGCGGTGCTCAGCAACATTCCGGTGGCCGGTATCGCTGAAGAGGGCGGGCTGCTCTCGTATCTGTATTTCGGCATCAAGTCCGGGATATTCCCGCTGCTGATCTTCATGGGTGTGGGGGCCATGACCGATTTCGGTCCCATGCTGGCCAACCCCAAGACCCTGCTGCTGGGGGCGGCCGCACAGTTCGGCATCTTCGGCACCCTGTTCGGCGCGCTGGCGCTGAACCTGGTGCCCGGCCTGCAGTTCAGCTTCAGGGATGCGGCCGCCATCGCCATCATCGGCGGCGCCGACGGCCCGACCGCCATCTACGTGGCCTCCAGGCTCGCACCGGACCTGCTCGGCGCCATCGCCGTCGCGGCCTATTCCTATATGGCCCTCGTGCCGTTGATCCAGCCCCCCATCATGCGCGCCCTGACCACGCCGGAGGAGCGCCTGATCGAAATGTCGCAACTGCGCGTGGTCGGCAAGACGGAGAAAATCATTTTCCCGGTGGTGCTGCTGATCCTGACCGCTTTGCTGCTGCCATCGGCAGCGCCTTTGATCGGCATGTTCTGCCTGGGCAACCTGATGCGCGAATGCGGTGTGGTCGAACGGCTGAGCAAAACGTCCCAGAATGAACTGATCAACATCGTTACCATCTTCCTGGGGCTATCGGTCGGTTCCAAGCTGAGCGCCAATGCCTTCCTCCGCCCGGAGACCTTGGGAATCCTCGTGCTCGGCGCGATCGCCTTCGGTTTCGGCACGGCCTCCGGGGTGCTGATGGCGAAGCTCATGAACCGCTTTACTCACCACAAGATCAATCCCCTGATCGGCGCGGCCGGCGTTTCCGCCGTCCCGATGTCGGCGCGGGTGGCCAACAAGGTGGGCCAGGAGGGCAATCCCCACAACTTCCTCCTGATGCACGCCATGGGCCCGAACGTGGCCGGCGTCATCGGCTCCGCCGTGGCGGCGGGCGTGTTGCTGGCGCTGGTGCAATAA